CTGAAGTTTATATTAATGGATTAGTAGAAGAGGGTGTGATTGTACCAAGTGAATATCCTGATGGATACAATCCTAACCTAGAAATCACTAGATTAGAAATGAGCAAAATGATTGCAAGAGGGTTAGCGAAAGAAAGTTTACAATGGAAAGAAGTATTAGCTGGTCTTGAGCAACTGGACTTTATTAACCTACCTTTTACTGACCAAAGAGAGTTAAACCAATCTGATCAACCATACGTAGCATTAGCGAATGGTTCTGGTATAGTGAGTGGTCGTTCGGATGGAACTTTTGATGCTGCTGGTCTAGCAACAAGAGCTCAAGCATCAGTCATGTTAACTCGTTATCTAGGTGCTAAAGCTAAATCACCAGATTTAGATAATTTGTTAGAAACTTTTAAAGGAGAAAAATCAATCCATGATTATTCTAAAGAAGAGTTAGAGTCTTGGGTTGATAAAGAAGCAGACTTGGAGAGATTAAGTAATTATCCTGTTGATCATGATGTTTTTGATTCTTTAGCTGAAGTTAATCATTTTGAACGGTATCCTACCAAATATCAAGATTTATCGGAACCTCATACTGATAATAAGGTAAATGTTGTAATAGGGTATATGGACAAATTTTATAATCGTGATTACCTAACAATTGATGATACTTGGATAAAAGACATCCTTTATTATTATCGGAGTGGCCAAACTTACAATGGGGTAAGTTATACACGAGATGAATTGCCTCAATTTTTTAACGAGTTAGTTCAGGAAACCAAAAATAACAAAGTAGTTTCAGAGAATATTTTTGTTACTGATATTACAATGTACCATAGTGTGCAGAAGGGTCGTGATACTGGAGTAAGAGTAAGAGGCACACAGTACATTCAATATACTTCTGGAACCAACCTTCCAGAAGGGATAGAGTTAAATAAGTGGTATGTTAGAGATGTGGATGTGCAAGTGCATTTCCCTAGAAAAACGGATACAGTTTCTTGGAAAACTCCTGATTGGGTATTTGAGGAAATCTTCCCAATTACCTCATATGAGGAAGTAAAACAATAGACACTAGCGAGCTGTGCTCGCTTTGTCTATCAATATCAAGCTTTCTTATTAAACAATATGGCGCAAGAATGTAGTTAATGATATCCCGGATACCTTTAGATTAATATCAATTAAAATAGGTCAACCAGGGAATGAACTGCCCCTGTCTAGTAGACAGGGGGCAGTTCATACTGGCTAACCTTATATTACGATATGGCGCAATAATCTAGTATCAGCTACAGGTTCTTGGCTCCCGCTTTGGGAGGGAAAATACAATACGAGGCTTCAAAAGCTGGTATCTATGAAAAATGGTTTGATAAGATTTGGGTCTGAAAAAATATTGATAAAGCTCTTAAGAAAGCAGAAAATTATTTAGGTTACTTGAAGAAGAGTGGGTAATAATACTATTGACAAGGTTTAATATGGTGGAGTTGAATTGCATGAACCCCTCTAAGTTTTTTGTTTATCAAGTAGTTTTTTCTATTATTGGTTTAGCAAATAATTACTTTGTTAGGGAGTTTATCTATAAAACCTTCCAAATTGATAATAAACTCATTATTTCATTAATTAAAACACCTATTGACTTAGTTGTGATTTTTTTCACATTTAAGTTATATTTCTTAGTAAAAATTAAGCTGAGATACAAGATTTTAATTCACATTGGTGCTTTTATTGTTGGGGCGATAATTTTAGTGTTAATAACTAATTATTTCATTATGTAAAAATATTTAAGTTCAACGAATGTATCTGTGGTTCAACTAACGCATTCGTTGAATAAGAAGAGAGGAAAGGTTTCCTCTAACTTTTCTTCAATTATCAACATTAAAATTTAACAGAGCCTAAAATAATTGAGTTTAAATCTCTTCTTTTTTAGAGTTTTACAAGCATATGTGACAATAACTTAAAGGGGACAAAATGACATTCGACCCCCACATCGAAAAATTTCTCCAATGAATTGAAAGGGTCTTGTAATAAATTTTACTAATTAAATGTTATTCCACGATATGGCGCTTTTCAGAAATAATACTGAAAAGCGTCTCTATTTGTTTGCTTTTTTCACGTTCAAATTGTTAGTTCTATAGTGTAAAATCATTAGGAGAAATATGGATACATAGGGAAAAGTTATTATAATTAAAGTATACATTGTGGGGGTTAAAGATGAATAGAGCATCTATAGGGGATATAATTGTTGGTTGGACAATAGTGATTATAGTTTATATACTAACCTATTTAGCGTCAGCCACACTTTTTGTGTTGATCTTTCAACGATCCATTGACCAGGATTGGAGGCTTTCAGGAATATTTATTGGTTTTTTTCTGATTGTTATACCATATCTAAGTGCAGGGATCTTTGTGAGAAAGTTTTTCTCAAAGCCATATAAAGTGGGGTTACTGGTAAGCATAGTTCCTTGGATACTGGAAAAAGTGATCATCTATGGAGTTGGTGCCATGTATAAAGAGGCAATAAGTAAAACAATTTCTAGTGTTACTTCGACGATTGCGTTTATTAGAGGGGACGCTGGATTACCTTATTTTACTAGTATATACTGTATTCTCGGTTTACTTAGTATTTTTATAACTGTCCTAACTGCAACTTATAAGAAATCAATTAAACTTATGACTAATTAGAAGATTTTTACTACAACAGATATGGAAGTATCCTGATTAATAATTATCTATAGAGAAAGGTCGAATATAATGAGATTAATAAAATCACTATCTATATTAACTATGTTATCTCCCATATTATTATCTGGCTGTAATAGTGTAGGAGAATCTACTAATGGTGTTTCTGATAAGGAAGAAACCGTTTTAGTAAACGATAATGCGAGTGTGGTAAAATCAATGGCAGACTTTGACTTATACGATGACATCACTGAAGTTGAAGAATATGCTGACTTAATAATTAAAGGGAAATATACTGGAGAGCGTGACCAGAAAGATTTCTTCAAAGGCGGTCATTTAGTTCAAACAACAATAGAATCAGAAATTGAAATAAAAAAAGTTTATAAAGGAGATAAAAATAAGAAAGATATAATTACTGTTTTTGAGCCAGCTTATTTTAAGAATGATCAATTTGTTTCTATTGAAGGATATAACCTTGTAAATGAAAAAGGAAATTATGTACTCTTGTTAAGAGAAAGTTCAACTAGTCATGGATATGTAATTGTTGGCATGTTTCAAGGAAAGTATGACTTATCAAAGCAGGAAGAAGCTAAAAAACAGAAAAAGGTAGAAAAATATGAAGATATTAAAGACCTTGAATATTTTGGTGATGAGTATGGAAGGTTTAACAAACTAAAAAAAGATGTAAAGGACAAATACAAGTAAACCAATGAACCTTAAATAATTAGTAAAAACTATCCTTTTCCAATGGCGCTTTCTAGGAACAATAAAAGTGTTCTATTTTGCAAAGATGAATTTTAAATTAATTAGAGAATTTACGCTATTGTTTTTACTCTGAATATGTTTAGTAAAGAGGGAGAGGAACTTATATGAATAAAAGAAAGCTGGTGAAACTATTCTTTACAATTTCTATTTGTTTAATAGCTTGGATGTTTTATGAATATTACCATTTGCAAAAAGAAAACGGAGAAATGAAAGATCGCTTAGAATTAATGACCTCTGAGTATGAAGTGAATTCTCAATATGTCAAAACATTAGAGGTTGAACAAAAAAACTCACAAACTAAATATAAGTTAAGTGAACTTTCATTAATTCATCAAATGTTAGAGCTCCCTCCATTCAAATATGAAATCATCTCAACCCACTCAAAAAATCGAAAAAATGAATTTGTCGTATATGTCCCTAATATCGATGACAATCTTACCTCTACCGAAGTGCTTGTAATGAGAGCTGCAGTTGAATTTTCTGATGAAGAATATTATCCATACGTTTCATTGTGGAAGGACAAGGAAAAGGCTCAATTATATGCTAGTGGTAATTATGATTCTAGGGAAGATCAATATCATGGTTGGCTCGGTATGGATTTTAGATTCGGAACAATTGATAATTCTCTAGAGACTCCAAATTTAATGGTTTGGTTTAGTGGTCATGACAGAGCTACGATTGAATTTGGGAAATACAGTTATTAATCCGTGCTAAAATACTTGTAGGTTATTAGTTTTACAGTTGTCTTGTTGACAGCTCTTGAGTTAAACTTCAATTCTCATAATAATCAAACAGATTTTCAGCAATATGGCACAAGAGGCTAGTAAAGACTATCTGGAATTTCCCTATTAAGGAAACACAAGTGATACTGAGGTGATTAGATGGCGTTTAAAAGGAAATGGGACGAACTATCCGTCTCAGAAAAACGAGTAATAAGAACAATTTCATACCTTATAATCGCAATTATATTATGGATTATTGTGGCTTTTATTAAGTAAACATATTATAAAATAAGATGAATAAGAGCATGCCATCATTTGACATGCTCTTGTCCCTATGTATAGTTATGGTTGTATACAAGTACCTGTGCTAGTGCACAATGGTGGATTATGGTCAGCACTTGCAACAGATAAACCTGATCCAATTAAAGTTAAAGTTAGTGCCGAAACTAATAATAGCTTTTTCATTTTGAATAACACCTCCTAATAATTTTTAAATTCTAAAATTATATATTCTTCAAAAAAAATGTAAGTCCTTCTAGAATATTGTGTATTTTTGTATTATTTAGACTATTTTTACAGAACACAATGATTATTTATTCCATTAGTTAAGAAATAAGCTAATCTTACTATTGGAGAACAAGAAAATGTTATTCAACAATATGGCGCAAGAAGGTAGTAGCATATTCGGACTAGCTTTAGAATAATACCTATTAAAAATAGGTCAATCAGAAATGAACTGGTTGACCTCATAATAAGAAAATGGTGCTAATCTGAAAGATAAGCGCCATTATTTATCTTAGAATCATTTATTGAAAAACTATCCTTATGAAAATTAAAATAAGTTGAAATAATTTTTGTTAAACTTTATGTATAGAAGGAATTGTTGAACAACACCTATTATGATTGTTACTTGAGAAAGGGGAGGTTTGTTTGACATATTTAGAACAAAGAATAACTAAAAAAAGGTGGAAGATACTCAATCAAGAAAAAATAGAAGGTATATATGCAGGAAATATTTATAGAATTGAAGTGTTGGGTGGAGAGGATAGAAAAAAGAATTACATATATAAGGAGTTTGCACATGACCGAAATAATGAGGTACATATATATGAAAAGTTAGAAAACCTTATTAAACCATTTAGTAAATTAGTTGAAATATGGAGTTCTTATCCTCAAGCCATTCTTATGTATGATCTTGAATCTCCTTTAAAAGTAGTTTTTGAAAATTTATCTCTCAATAATAAAAAGGATTTCATTGAACAAATTTTACAAAGGTTATTAGCCCTACATACTTTGAAACTTGATGTAGCAAGGAACGAGTTACCTATACACCAAATGAATTATGAATGGCGTAATTGGTGTATAGATGAAATAAATAAATTAATTATCCAGCACCAATGGGCAAAATTGGATTGGGTAGAAACAATAAAATATGCCTATGAACAATTAGAAATAAATAATTATCAGGTAAAAAGCCCTTTAGTTTTAACGCATGGTGATACTCATTTAGAAAACATATTTTATTATGAAGACCAAATTAGTTTTATTGACTGGGAGTGGGCGGCTCTCGGCTCACCACTGAGAGATATAACTATCTTATTACAGGATATTTACGAACCTGAGTTAATTCAATTTATTTTTGACTCGTATAGAACACTATTAAATGAGAAGAAAATCAATATTATTGAGAAAGATTATAGAGAAGATTTTAATCTACTTTATGTTGACCATACTACAATGATGTTAGCTTGGGAGATTGAGAAGTATTTTCAAGGCTATATATCTGAAAAGAAAATTCAATTTATCATTAATTTTACAATTGGTGAAATAAAAAGGATAACCAATGAAAACTAAGGATGTACTATTAAAAGGGAATTTTCTAGAAGACCTGAGCTTAAAACATAGTTAACCATCTTCGGCAATTTGGCGCAAATCTTTTATAAAGATAGCGTCATTTTTCATTTGATGGCTATATTGATTAGGACAACTATAGGTAAAAAGGGTAAAAGGCATTAATCTATTAGTTATTATTTACTTCTAACAAACCCTTTCAGTATAATTAGATTGGTAAATTAATGAATGTAAGTTTGATATTGTAAAAGAATTTCAGAGCGATATTACATCGAAAAAGAGAGGGTTAATTATGTTGAAGAAAACGTTAGTAGTTATTTTATCATTGATGTTATTACTTCCTTCTATATCAGTGTTTGCACAATCAGGAGATTATCCTAATGATTGGTCAAAGGAAACGATTCAAAGAGGAATTGACATGGGCATCGTACCAGATAGATTACAATCGAAGTATTTCGATCCAATTACGAGAGAAGAGTTTGCGGAGTTATTGGTAAATGCGGCATTTATGGAATTAGAAATGACCGGTTATGAGCATATTTGGTCTAAGAGTAAAGTACTAGAATATGTGACAATCGATCAACCATTTGATGACACCGACTTAGATCATGTAAAACTAGCTTATATAATGGGGAGTATAAACGGTACAACAGAGACAACTTTCTCTCCAGATAGTTTCATTACGAGAGAACAAGCAGCTCAAATGTTGATGAACACAGTTCATAGAACTAGTATATTAATCTACGCTACAGAAGAAGAAATGGGATATGCAGACTATGATAAGATTAATGAATGGGCAATCCCCGCTGTCAGTGCTGCCTATACTATAGGTTTAATGAAAGGGTCAAATGGAGAGTTTATGCCATTTAAAAATATTACAAGAGAGCAAGCTATAGTGACAATCATGAGGATGATGGACTATACAGATTATGATATTCTTCAGTTAAGGGGAGATATCAGTGCTCTCCCAGTATTCGATGATTTAAGGTACAACTTAGGAAAAGATTATGTATATGTATCGTATGTAGATGATGGGTATGGTACATCTGAAAAATTGCTACAATCATCTTGGATTAGTTATGATCCTACAAAAGATTTAAAGACAGGCTATCATCATGAGCAGGCTTTGGTGATATATGCGTTTAATTCTAATCTTCTCAATAGAGATTATCCTTGGATTTCTGATGCTGCATTAAGGGGAGAAAGTGCAAAAGTAGATTATGGGTATATGATAGTCGAAACATTTACAGATGATTATCTATATGAGTTTAAATTAAAAGATATCCTAGGATATTCAAATGTAATAGCAGGTCATAAATATGGTTATCCTAAAGTAGATATGAATCCGAAACCAATAAACTAATCAAAAAGTGGAGTACAAGTTACTCCCTTTTTGTTGTGCTTATCTTCAACAATATGGCGCAAGAAGATATTAAAGGCTATCTTGCCTACTTTATACTTTAAGGATATTATCTGTTAATAATAGATAACTAGAAAAAATAATAGGTTGATCTCATAATACAATTTGGCGTTGTTAAGAAATATAGCATCATTTATTTGTACTAAAGACAAGGTTTAATCAGGTATCACAAGGGAGAAAGAGAAACATATAGTTGAGAAAAATATGTACCCCCCCTGTTCCGTTCATAGAAGGAGGATGACCAGGGAAGTTGGCAGAAGGATCTTATATCTATAGAGTATAGTAGGTAAATTATATGTAATCAGCTTGTATTAGGAAATTTACATCACTTTAATAATTTTTTGATTTAGAACTACCTGAAAAGCCTTTTTCATTATATTTTGAGCAATGGTGTTTAAATAAGATATTTTAGTAACCTCAATGGAAACTGTTAAAGCCTTTATAAAATTTTATCAAAGTATTGTCTGGTTATAATACAAAGAATGAATTTGACAGAAAAATCTTTTGTTTACATCATTAATATTTACTTTTCTTGAGCACAAAAGAGCTTTGGCACTTTAGTATCATCAAATACTATTGCATTTAAAGATCGTGATCCAAAATTGTTTAGTGAAGCTTGGCTAAGAGTCACAGAAGCCTCATAAACATGAGAACCTGGGCTAGGTTGATCAACCCAAGTTAAGTTGGGAGTTAGTGATAATTCGTTGATAGAGTCTGTATTTATACTGTAAGTACATAAGAATATAAAATCTCCATTATTAGTGGATCGTTTAAGGGAAAGGGTTCCATCAACCGACTGAACATTTTCAATAATGAATGACGTGTCTAACTTAATGAGTTGATTAGATAAAGTAATAATTTGAGGCAATGTTAAGGAGACAGTTATTACAGCAGGGGCCATTTTTAATCAATCCTTTCATAGAATTATTTCTATAATCTATATATGCTGAAAAGTGTGTAATATGTTTTTGGATTTATTGAAGTTAAACATATTAGGATATTTCAAGTTATGTGTTTTGAAATGTCATGCCTTTTGACAAATGACAACTATTGTGGAACATTCAGATGCTAGTATTTTTCTATCCCAACCATTGTACATATGAAGTAACTTAAATCCGTTCATTTGGAGGGCTCTCTCTAGCTCTTGCGGGTAAGTATAACGTAAATCAATTGTTGATATTCTTTCCTCTTCTATTATGTTGTTTGTAAGGAATTCTCGTGTGATTCGAAGATACTGTATTTGTGAAACTGGATTAAACCTTATTTCAGTATAGATATTACATCTTCGTTTTTTTCTGTCGATAAAAGTTCGCCAACATTGTTTTGTTGTAGGTTGAGTTAACATTTGAACAGAAGGAAAACGGGTGTTAAAAA
The Bacillus sp. SM2101 genome window above contains:
- a CDS encoding S-layer homology domain-containing protein, whose translation is EVYINGLVEEGVIVPSEYPDGYNPNLEITRLEMSKMIARGLAKESLQWKEVLAGLEQLDFINLPFTDQRELNQSDQPYVALANGSGIVSGRSDGTFDAAGLATRAQASVMLTRYLGAKAKSPDLDNLLETFKGEKSIHDYSKEELESWVDKEADLERLSNYPVDHDVFDSLAEVNHFERYPTKYQDLSEPHTDNKVNVVIGYMDKFYNRDYLTIDDTWIKDILYYYRSGQTYNGVSYTRDELPQFFNELVQETKNNKVVSENIFVTDITMYHSVQKGRDTGVRVRGTQYIQYTSGTNLPEGIELNKWYVRDVDVQVHFPRKTDTVSWKTPDWVFEEIFPITSYEEVKQ
- a CDS encoding aminoglycoside phosphotransferase family protein, with product MTYLEQRITKKRWKILNQEKIEGIYAGNIYRIEVLGGEDRKKNYIYKEFAHDRNNEVHIYEKLENLIKPFSKLVEIWSSYPQAILMYDLESPLKVVFENLSLNNKKDFIEQILQRLLALHTLKLDVARNELPIHQMNYEWRNWCIDEINKLIIQHQWAKLDWVETIKYAYEQLEINNYQVKSPLVLTHGDTHLENIFYYEDQISFIDWEWAALGSPLRDITILLQDIYEPELIQFIFDSYRTLLNEKKINIIEKDYREDFNLLYVDHTTMMLAWEIEKYFQGYISEKKIQFIINFTIGEIKRITNEN
- a CDS encoding S-layer homology domain-containing protein codes for the protein MLKKTLVVILSLMLLLPSISVFAQSGDYPNDWSKETIQRGIDMGIVPDRLQSKYFDPITREEFAELLVNAAFMELEMTGYEHIWSKSKVLEYVTIDQPFDDTDLDHVKLAYIMGSINGTTETTFSPDSFITREQAAQMLMNTVHRTSILIYATEEEMGYADYDKINEWAIPAVSAAYTIGLMKGSNGEFMPFKNITREQAIVTIMRMMDYTDYDILQLRGDISALPVFDDLRYNLGKDYVYVSYVDDGYGTSEKLLQSSWISYDPTKDLKTGYHHEQALVIYAFNSNLLNRDYPWISDAALRGESAKVDYGYMIVETFTDDYLYEFKLKDILGYSNVIAGHKYGYPKVDMNPKPIN